From Streptomyces chrestomyceticus JCM 4735, one genomic window encodes:
- a CDS encoding geranylgeranyl reductase family protein, which translates to MSEAVSASVSTPRSEYCADVIVVGAGPAGSATAYHLAKSGLDVLLLEKTAFPREKVCGDGLTPRATKQLISMGIDISEEAGWLRNKGLRIIGGGNRLQLDWPDLASYPDYGLVRKRDDFDEQLAHQAQKAGARLYERCNVGAPIINDLTGRIEGVEAKLGEEKTPVTFHAPLVVAADGNSTRLSLAMGLHRREDRPMGVAVRTYFTSPRHDDDYLESWLELWDRRGAEDRLLPGYGWIFGMGDGTSNVGLGVLNTSSSFKELDWREILKAWCASMPADWGYTPENMTGPIRGAALPMAFNRQPHYTKGLLLVGDAGGLVNPFNGEGIAYAMESGAIAAEVIVQAHARATYAQRELALQRYPKILKDTYGGYYSLGRAFVKLIGNPKVMKLATQRGLTHPMLMRFTLKMLANLTDPTGGDAMDRIINGLSKVAPKA; encoded by the coding sequence GCGAAGCCGTGAGCGCGTCCGTGTCCACCCCCCGCTCCGAGTACTGCGCGGACGTCATCGTCGTCGGGGCCGGTCCCGCCGGCTCGGCGACCGCGTACCACCTCGCCAAGTCCGGCCTGGACGTCCTCCTCCTGGAGAAGACCGCCTTCCCGCGCGAAAAGGTCTGCGGCGACGGCCTGACGCCCCGCGCCACCAAGCAGTTGATCTCCATGGGGATCGACATCTCCGAAGAGGCGGGCTGGCTGCGCAACAAGGGCCTGCGCATCATCGGCGGCGGCAACCGCCTCCAGCTCGACTGGCCGGACCTGGCCTCGTACCCGGACTACGGCCTGGTCCGCAAGCGCGACGACTTCGACGAGCAGCTCGCGCACCAGGCGCAGAAGGCCGGCGCCCGCCTGTACGAGCGCTGCAACGTCGGCGCGCCGATCATCAACGACCTGACCGGCCGCATCGAGGGCGTCGAGGCCAAGCTCGGCGAGGAGAAGACGCCGGTCACCTTCCACGCCCCCCTCGTGGTCGCCGCGGACGGCAACTCCACCCGCCTCTCCCTGGCGATGGGCCTGCACCGCCGCGAGGACCGCCCGATGGGCGTCGCGGTCCGTACGTACTTCACCTCGCCCCGCCACGACGACGACTACCTCGAATCCTGGCTGGAGCTGTGGGACCGCCGCGGCGCCGAGGACCGTCTGCTGCCCGGCTACGGCTGGATCTTCGGCATGGGCGACGGTACGAGCAACGTCGGTCTCGGCGTCCTCAACACGTCCTCCTCCTTCAAGGAGCTGGACTGGCGCGAGATCCTCAAGGCGTGGTGCGCCTCCATGCCCGCCGACTGGGGCTACACGCCGGAGAACATGACCGGCCCGATCCGCGGCGCCGCCCTCCCCATGGCCTTCAACCGCCAGCCGCACTACACCAAGGGCCTGCTGCTCGTCGGTGACGCGGGTGGCCTGGTCAACCCGTTCAACGGTGAGGGCATCGCGTACGCCATGGAGTCCGGCGCCATCGCCGCCGAGGTCATCGTCCAGGCCCACGCCCGCGCCACGTACGCCCAGCGCGAGCTGGCCCTGCAGCGCTACCCGAAGATCCTCAAGGACACCTACGGCGGCTACTACTCCCTCGGCCGCGCCTTCGTGAAGCTCATCGGCAACCCGAAGGTCATGAAGCTCGCCACCCAGCGCGGCCTCACCCACCCCATGCTGATGCGCTTCACCCTCAAGATGCTCGCC